One window from the genome of Kineosporia corallincola encodes:
- a CDS encoding glycoside hydrolase family 18 protein, translating to MRRSGLLALCLAVASAVGTTSWPLPAQAGTPVAAAPRARVVGYYTSWSVYGDQAVPVKAMHTSGAASRMTHVLYAFGAVRGGKCEIGDAYADYRRLFPASESVDGVADSASQALAGNFNQLRELKRRHPGLKVLWSFGGGASGGFSRAARKPVTFAKSCRALVEDERWGDVFDGIDIDWEYPNACGKVCDRSGYSSYPALLKAVRGQFRHDLVTSAVTGNGRAGGTLDRADYAGGVRYLDWLMPMTYDYYGTWARKGPTAPHAPLSDFPGAQFPGFDARTVIARLRSQGVPSRKLLLGIPFYGRGWTGVTQAGPGGRARGPAGGTSSGTPGVDDYKVLADRCPPTGYAGDTAYAKCGRQWWSYDTPRTVGRKMRYARQQKLGGAFFWDFSGDTRNASMTRAIAKGLR from the coding sequence GTGAGACGTTCCGGGCTGCTCGCCCTCTGCCTGGCCGTCGCGTCCGCGGTGGGGACGACGTCCTGGCCGCTCCCGGCCCAGGCCGGCACCCCGGTGGCGGCCGCACCCCGGGCCCGGGTGGTGGGCTACTACACCAGCTGGTCCGTGTACGGCGACCAGGCGGTTCCGGTGAAGGCGATGCACACCAGCGGTGCCGCGAGCCGGATGACACACGTGCTCTATGCCTTCGGTGCGGTGCGCGGGGGAAAGTGCGAGATCGGTGACGCCTATGCCGATTACCGCCGGCTGTTCCCGGCCTCGGAGTCCGTGGACGGGGTGGCCGACTCGGCGTCGCAGGCGCTGGCGGGCAACTTCAACCAGCTGCGCGAGCTGAAGCGCAGGCATCCCGGCCTGAAGGTGCTCTGGTCGTTCGGCGGTGGCGCCTCGGGCGGTTTCAGCCGGGCCGCCCGAAAGCCCGTCACCTTCGCGAAGTCATGCCGCGCCCTGGTCGAGGACGAGCGCTGGGGCGACGTCTTCGACGGCATCGACATCGACTGGGAGTATCCCAACGCCTGCGGGAAGGTCTGCGACAGGAGCGGCTACTCCTCCTACCCGGCGCTGCTCAAGGCGGTGCGTGGGCAGTTCCGCCACGACCTGGTCACCTCTGCTGTCACCGGGAACGGCCGCGCCGGAGGCACTCTCGACCGGGCCGACTACGCCGGCGGGGTGCGGTACCTGGACTGGCTGATGCCGATGACCTACGACTACTACGGCACCTGGGCCAGGAAGGGCCCGACCGCGCCGCACGCCCCGCTCAGCGACTTCCCCGGCGCGCAGTTCCCCGGCTTCGACGCCCGCACGGTGATCGCCCGGCTGCGCAGCCAGGGTGTGCCGTCGCGAAAGCTGCTGCTGGGCATCCCCTTCTACGGACGCGGCTGGACCGGCGTGACCCAGGCCGGGCCGGGCGGCCGGGCCCGGGGCCCGGCCGGCGGCACCAGCTCCGGCACCCCCGGCGTGGACGACTACAAGGTGCTGGCCGACCGGTGCCCGCCGACCGGCTACGCCGGCGACACCGCCTACGCCAAGTGCGGCCGGCAGTGGTGGAGCTACGACACCCCGAGGACCGTGGGCCGGAAAATGAGGTACGCCCGGCAGCAGAAGCTCGGCGGGGCGTTCTTCTGGGACTTCTCCGGCGACACCCGGAACGCCTCGATGACCCGGGCCATCGCCAAGGGCCTGCGCTGA
- a CDS encoding PAS domain-containing protein: protein MSDQTPARGGPEELLAELRSQVEAYELGSAKAEYAPDGTVLRVNERFAELLGLDPAGIVGRDHASLVSPEVAETPEYVDLWNQLRSGSNLTGEFRLVWQGEHDMWIRSTWVPVRNSTGQVVKVIEYALDVTRGKRAAADAQGKIQAITRSQAVIEFDLQGYVLDANENFLDLVGYSRAEVIGQHHRMFVSEDDANSHSYQQFWQSLGAGEFVSGEFRRIGQDGREVWLRAVYNPILGVDGKPWKVVKFAVDVTAEKIAAAEFEGMVVALNRSQAMIEFDLDGHVLSANDNFLAAVGYRREEVVGRHHRMFVSPETAQSPEYAEFWRRLRQGEFMAGEFHRYGANAKDVWLQATYNPIFGLDGKPWKVVKFASDVTEAKIRNADFEGKVTAIRRSQAVIEFDLQGHVLDANDAFLELMGYTLEEIRGRHHRIFVAPEEADRPEYRSFWEMLGRGEFHSAEYRRIAKDGHEVWIRATYNPILDPDGRPVKVVKFANDVTAEKLRNAEFASRVAAIDRSQAVIEFDLDGRILTANENFLRTMGYTLPEIVGKHHRMFCTPDYARSDEYLEFWVRLRSGEFSSGRFHRLGKNGRDVWIQSSYNPILDLSGRPVKVIKYAYDVTGQVQLEQQQNGQIEAMTGHA, encoded by the coding sequence GTGTCGGATCAGACGCCCGCCCGGGGCGGCCCGGAAGAGCTCCTGGCTGAGCTCAGAAGCCAGGTCGAGGCGTACGAACTCGGCTCGGCGAAGGCCGAGTACGCCCCGGACGGCACGGTTCTGCGGGTGAACGAGCGGTTCGCCGAGCTGCTGGGCCTCGACCCGGCCGGGATTGTCGGCCGGGACCACGCGTCCCTGGTCTCCCCGGAGGTCGCCGAGACACCCGAGTACGTCGACCTGTGGAACCAGCTGCGTTCCGGCAGCAACCTGACCGGTGAGTTCCGCCTGGTCTGGCAGGGTGAGCACGACATGTGGATCCGCTCCACCTGGGTTCCGGTGCGCAACAGCACCGGCCAGGTGGTCAAGGTCATCGAGTACGCCCTCGACGTCACCCGGGGCAAGCGGGCGGCGGCCGACGCGCAGGGCAAGATCCAGGCGATCACCCGTTCCCAGGCGGTGATCGAGTTCGACCTCCAGGGGTACGTGCTGGACGCCAACGAGAACTTCCTCGACCTGGTCGGCTACTCCCGGGCCGAGGTCATCGGGCAGCACCACCGGATGTTCGTCTCCGAGGACGACGCGAACTCCCATTCCTACCAGCAGTTCTGGCAGAGCCTGGGGGCCGGCGAGTTCGTCTCGGGGGAGTTCCGCCGGATCGGCCAGGACGGGCGCGAGGTGTGGCTCCGGGCCGTCTACAACCCGATCCTCGGCGTGGACGGAAAGCCCTGGAAGGTGGTCAAGTTCGCCGTCGACGTGACCGCCGAGAAGATCGCCGCCGCCGAGTTCGAGGGCATGGTGGTGGCACTGAACCGCTCCCAGGCGATGATCGAGTTCGACCTGGACGGGCACGTGCTCAGTGCGAACGACAACTTCCTGGCCGCCGTCGGCTACCGCCGTGAGGAGGTGGTCGGGCGGCATCACCGGATGTTCGTGTCACCCGAGACGGCACAGTCGCCGGAGTACGCCGAGTTCTGGAGGCGCCTGCGGCAGGGGGAGTTCATGGCCGGTGAGTTCCACCGGTACGGCGCGAACGCCAAGGACGTCTGGCTCCAGGCCACCTACAACCCGATCTTCGGGCTGGACGGAAAGCCCTGGAAGGTGGTTAAGTTCGCCAGCGACGTGACCGAGGCGAAGATCCGTAACGCCGACTTCGAGGGCAAGGTCACGGCGATCCGGCGGTCTCAGGCGGTGATCGAGTTCGACCTCCAGGGGCACGTGCTGGACGCCAACGACGCCTTCCTCGAACTGATGGGCTACACCCTGGAGGAGATCCGGGGCAGGCACCACCGGATCTTCGTGGCCCCCGAGGAGGCGGACCGGCCGGAGTACCGCTCCTTCTGGGAGATGCTGGGGCGCGGTGAGTTCCACTCCGCCGAGTACCGCAGGATCGCCAAGGACGGTCACGAGGTGTGGATCCGGGCCACCTACAACCCGATCCTCGACCCCGACGGCCGGCCGGTGAAGGTGGTCAAGTTCGCCAACGACGTCACCGCGGAGAAGCTGCGCAACGCCGAGTTCGCGAGCCGGGTGGCCGCGATCGACCGCTCGCAGGCGGTGATCGAGTTCGATCTCGACGGCAGGATCCTCACGGCGAACGAGAACTTCCTCCGGACCATGGGTTACACGCTGCCGGAGATCGTGGGCAAGCACCACCGGATGTTCTGCACGCCCGACTACGCCCGCTCCGACGAGTACCTGGAGTTCTGGGTCCGGCTGCGCAGCGGCGAGTTCAGCTCCGGCCGCTTCCACCGCCTGGGCAAGAACGGCCGGGACGTCTGGATCCAGTCCAGCTACAACCCGATCCTCGACCTGTCCGGGCGGCCGGTGAAGGTGATCAAGTACGCCTACGACGTCACCGGGCAGGTCCAGCTCGAACAGCAGCAGAACGGCCAGATCGAGGCGATGACCGGGCACGCCTGA